One window of Candidatus Eisenbacteria bacterium genomic DNA carries:
- the murD gene encoding UDP-N-acetylmuramoyl-L-alanine--D-glutamate ligase, whose translation MTDWKNEKYLVLGTARSGRAAVDLLLRLGSVPLAYDRNEPPADQAPEFRAWEEEGARFHFGEPEPRLLDGIDRVVVSPGFPRDHAILREADARGIEVLSEIELAFRSSDCPLVAVTGTNGKSTTTELIGAILAKDGRRVAVAGNIGRALSGVVGPYRDPDLVVVEVSSFQLETIHSFRPRVAVLLNITEDHLDRHGSFEEYARIKARLFENQTSADWAILNYDDPACRALARNEAPRCAWISRSFYGRIPGVYLRYGEILSALEGEELVALERDIAIPGPHNRTNALAAVAAAKVLGVPNAVIRETLRSFPGLEHRLERVAIVNGISFINDSKATNVESVAVALQSFDAPIVWIAGGRPKKPNFRDLRDLVSIHVRGLVLIGEARRLIDEAFPELPERCYAHSMEQAVLLAYRMARKGDVVLLSPGCTSFDWFRDFEDRGRVFKEAVRGLAEREKHED comes from the coding sequence ATGACGGACTGGAAGAACGAGAAGTACCTCGTCCTCGGGACCGCGCGGAGCGGGCGGGCGGCGGTCGACCTCCTCCTTCGCCTGGGCTCGGTCCCGCTGGCGTACGACCGGAACGAGCCGCCCGCGGACCAAGCTCCGGAGTTCCGCGCGTGGGAAGAGGAAGGGGCGCGCTTCCATTTCGGCGAGCCGGAGCCGCGCCTCCTGGACGGCATCGACCGGGTCGTCGTGAGCCCGGGATTCCCGCGGGACCATGCGATCCTTCGCGAGGCGGACGCGCGCGGGATCGAGGTTCTTTCGGAGATCGAGCTGGCGTTCCGCTCGTCCGACTGCCCCCTCGTCGCCGTCACCGGAACCAACGGGAAGTCGACGACGACGGAGCTCATCGGCGCGATCCTGGCGAAGGACGGCCGCCGGGTCGCCGTCGCGGGGAACATCGGGCGCGCCCTCTCCGGCGTCGTCGGTCCCTACCGCGATCCGGATCTCGTTGTGGTCGAGGTATCGAGCTTTCAACTTGAAACAATCCATTCCTTCCGCCCGCGCGTGGCCGTTCTCCTCAACATCACCGAAGACCACTTGGACCGGCACGGGAGCTTCGAGGAGTACGCTCGGATCAAGGCGCGCCTCTTCGAGAACCAGACCTCGGCCGACTGGGCGATCCTGAACTACGACGACCCCGCCTGCCGCGCGCTCGCGCGGAACGAGGCGCCTCGATGCGCGTGGATCAGCCGGTCGTTCTACGGCCGCATCCCGGGCGTCTACCTTCGCTACGGGGAGATCCTCTCGGCGCTCGAGGGGGAGGAGCTCGTCGCGCTCGAGAGGGACATCGCGATCCCCGGCCCGCACAACCGGACGAACGCGCTCGCGGCGGTCGCGGCCGCGAAGGTGCTCGGCGTGCCGAACGCGGTGATCCGGGAGACGCTCCGATCGTTCCCCGGCCTCGAGCACCGTCTCGAGCGGGTCGCGATCGTGAACGGCATCTCCTTCATCAACGATTCGAAGGCCACGAACGTGGAGTCGGTGGCGGTCGCGCTGCAAAGCTTCGACGCGCCGATCGTGTGGATCGCGGGCGGGCGGCCGAAGAAGCCGAACTTCCGCGATCTTCGGGATCTCGTGTCGATCCACGTGCGGGGGCTCGTCCTGATCGGCGAGGCCCGGCGGCTCATCGACGAGGCGTTCCCGGAGCTGCCCGAGCGCTGCTACGCACACTCGATGGAGCAGGCGGTTCTGTTGGCGTACCGGATGGCGCGGAAGGGAGATGTGGTCCTCCTCTCTCCCGGGTGCACGAGCTTCGATTGGTTCCGCGACTTCGAGGACCGGGGAAGGGTGTTCAAGGAGGCGGTGCGGGGGCTCGCCGAGAGGGAAAAACATGAAGACTGA
- a CDS encoding phospho-N-acetylmuramoyl-pentapeptide-transferase, protein MLYFLLYPLRDSLSIFNVFRYITFRSAYAAVTALLLCFLLGPWIIRRLRKSQLLEAGSDLTPETHRAKRGTPTMGGILILLAVAVPTLLWADMTNRYVQLALLTTLWLGGIGFLDDYLKAVKRYPRGLAGRYKLAGQILLGLFLGAVLMLDPPAPGWETKTTVPFFKTVVIDFRYLYLPFVVLVLTGASNGVNFTDGLDGLAIGLVALGAFTFAGMAYVTGNVRFAEYLNLPFLGGVGELTVFCGALVGASLGFLWFNAHPADVFMGDTGSLALGGALGAVAIFIKMEFLLALVGGVFVMEVLSVVLQVASFRWRGKRIFLMAPLHHHFELKNWTEEKVVVRFWIIGILFALLSLSTLKLR, encoded by the coding sequence ATGCTCTACTTCCTTCTCTATCCGCTCCGCGACTCTCTTTCAATCTTCAACGTGTTCCGCTACATCACGTTCCGGAGCGCGTACGCGGCGGTGACCGCCCTTCTTCTCTGCTTTCTCCTCGGCCCGTGGATCATCCGGCGCCTGCGGAAGAGCCAGCTCCTCGAGGCCGGAAGCGATCTCACCCCGGAGACGCACCGCGCGAAGAGGGGGACCCCCACGATGGGAGGGATCCTCATCCTTCTCGCGGTCGCGGTCCCCACACTCCTTTGGGCGGACATGACGAACCGGTACGTCCAGCTCGCGCTCCTCACGACGCTCTGGCTCGGCGGCATCGGCTTCCTCGACGACTACCTCAAGGCGGTGAAGCGCTACCCGCGCGGCCTCGCCGGGCGCTACAAGCTCGCCGGACAGATTCTCCTCGGTCTTTTCCTCGGCGCGGTCCTCATGCTCGACCCGCCGGCGCCCGGCTGGGAGACCAAGACAACCGTCCCCTTCTTCAAGACCGTCGTGATCGACTTCCGCTATCTCTATCTCCCGTTCGTCGTGCTCGTGCTGACCGGCGCCTCGAACGGCGTCAACTTCACGGACGGCCTCGACGGCCTCGCGATCGGTCTCGTCGCCCTCGGCGCCTTCACCTTCGCGGGGATGGCTTACGTCACCGGAAACGTCCGCTTCGCCGAGTACCTGAACCTCCCGTTTCTCGGCGGGGTCGGAGAGCTCACCGTCTTCTGCGGCGCCCTCGTCGGCGCCTCGCTCGGCTTTCTCTGGTTCAACGCGCATCCGGCGGATGTCTTCATGGGGGACACCGGCTCCCTCGCGCTCGGCGGGGCTCTCGGCGCGGTCGCGATCTTCATCAAGATGGAGTTTCTCCTCGCGCTCGTCGGCGGGGTCTTCGTGATGGAAGTGCTCTCGGTGGTGCTGCAGGTCGCCTCCTTCCGTTGGCGGGGGAAGAGGATCTTCCTCATGGCGCCGCTCCATCACCATTTCGAGCTGAAGAATTGGACGGAGGAGAAGGTGGTGGTCCGCTTCTGGATCATCGGCATTCTCTTCGCGCTCCTTTCCCTCAGCACGTTGAAGCTGCGATGA
- the murF gene encoding UDP-N-acetylmuramoyl-tripeptide--D-alanyl-D-alanine ligase yields MNGYSVRELARILAGTPLGPAPAEGPRGGPSASIDTRTLRAGDLFFALPGEKTDGHRFVGEAFRKGASLAVVRKDRAGDLPADLPRERILAVADAEEALVRLAAAHRARFSPRLSAVTGSNGKTTTKELLAAILSADAPTLASPANFNTILGLSLTLLRLEVAHRWAVVELGISAPGEMDALGALARPDTALLTNAHAAHLEGLGSVKNVAREKCRLLSYLEGEAAVYANGDDPALLDAVARTGRTARTFGWSESCAVRPERVEPWNEDGVRLAVGGEAFAAPVYGMHNAYNLLAALAVARGARLGAETIRAGLARFQPPPGRFRPERAGGVLLIDDTYNANLASARGAIDFLQHVKIEGKRVLVFGDMRELGDREEEDHREVGRAAARAGLDRLVLVGECVRWTAEEALRAGLPADRVERIEERQGLGARLASDLEAGDCLVIKGSRAMRMEEILGDLRSSLAAAAEGNR; encoded by the coding sequence GTGAACGGCTACTCCGTCCGCGAGCTCGCGCGCATCCTCGCGGGGACGCCGCTCGGCCCCGCCCCGGCGGAGGGCCCGCGCGGGGGGCCTTCCGCGTCGATCGACACGCGGACGCTCCGTGCGGGGGATCTCTTCTTCGCTCTTCCCGGCGAGAAGACCGACGGCCATCGCTTCGTGGGTGAAGCATTTCGAAAGGGAGCCTCTCTCGCCGTGGTTCGGAAGGACCGCGCCGGGGATCTTCCGGCCGATCTTCCGCGCGAGAGGATTCTCGCCGTCGCCGACGCGGAAGAAGCGCTGGTACGTCTCGCCGCCGCGCACCGCGCGCGATTCTCGCCGCGCCTCTCGGCCGTCACCGGGTCGAACGGAAAGACGACGACGAAGGAGCTTCTCGCCGCGATCCTCTCGGCCGACGCGCCGACCCTCGCCTCTCCGGCGAACTTCAACACGATCCTCGGTCTTTCGCTCACGCTCCTTCGCCTCGAGGTGGCGCACCGCTGGGCGGTGGTGGAGCTCGGGATCAGCGCGCCGGGGGAGATGGACGCGCTCGGCGCCCTCGCGCGGCCGGACACGGCGCTCCTCACGAACGCGCACGCCGCGCATCTGGAGGGGTTGGGAAGCGTGAAGAATGTCGCCCGCGAGAAGTGCCGTCTCCTTTCGTATCTCGAGGGAGAGGCGGCCGTCTACGCGAACGGCGACGATCCGGCGCTTCTCGATGCGGTCGCGCGGACAGGCCGAACCGCGCGCACGTTCGGCTGGTCCGAGTCGTGCGCGGTCCGGCCGGAGCGCGTGGAGCCTTGGAACGAAGACGGGGTGCGTCTCGCGGTCGGAGGGGAGGCGTTCGCGGCGCCGGTTTACGGGATGCACAACGCGTACAACCTCCTCGCCGCCCTCGCGGTCGCGCGCGGGGCCCGTCTCGGGGCGGAGACGATCCGCGCGGGCCTCGCCCGCTTCCAGCCCCCTCCGGGCCGCTTCCGTCCGGAGCGCGCCGGAGGGGTTCTCCTTATCGACGACACGTACAACGCGAACCTCGCCTCCGCGCGGGGCGCGATCGACTTCCTCCAACACGTGAAGATCGAGGGGAAGCGGGTTCTCGTCTTCGGCGACATGCGCGAGCTCGGGGACCGCGAGGAGGAGGACCACCGCGAGGTCGGGCGCGCGGCCGCCCGCGCGGGGCTCGACCGGCTCGTTCTCGTCGGAGAATGCGTCCGATGGACCGCCGAGGAAGCTCTCCGCGCGGGCCTTCCGGCGGATCGGGTCGAGCGGATCGAGGAGCGCCAGGGGCTCGGCGCGCGCCTCGCTTCGGATCTCGAGGCGGGAGATTGTTTGGTTATCAAAGGTTCGCGCGCGATGCGCATGGAGGAGATTCTCGGCGATCTCCGAAGCTCGCTCGCCGCCGCCGCGGAGGGGAATCGCTAG